A window of the Nitrosococcus wardiae genome harbors these coding sequences:
- a CDS encoding retropepsin-like aspartic protease family protein, which yields MIGDIRIPLYLIVILVILSPAYGTAQEPSAKLKRTLNEELKRLSAVHGIVIKGLEKTRTIPARSTQGSLRQQLQKLLADFNYVMIQAPDKGIERVLILHPKEATPDVPEQIVLATERKGNHHVVRATVMGSRSMAIDVSLLVDTGASLVVLPASILPELGFNADDLEDQEVQTANGPVKAKVGQLHAIEIGTEVVYNVDTAFIDDSLLGRNGLLGMNVLGRYLMTIDDQQNLITLIK from the coding sequence ATGATAGGAGATATTCGCATCCCCCTTTATTTGATCGTTATACTTGTTATTCTAAGTCCTGCCTATGGGACAGCCCAGGAGCCTTCAGCTAAATTAAAGCGGACGCTAAATGAAGAGCTAAAGAGGTTATCCGCCGTACACGGTATTGTAATTAAAGGTCTTGAAAAAACTAGAACCATCCCGGCACGTTCAACCCAAGGCTCCTTACGGCAGCAGCTCCAAAAGCTCCTTGCTGATTTTAATTATGTCATGATTCAAGCGCCCGATAAGGGGATTGAGCGGGTACTCATTTTGCACCCTAAAGAGGCTACACCTGATGTTCCTGAGCAAATTGTTTTGGCGACGGAGCGAAAGGGTAATCATCATGTTGTTCGGGCGACGGTTATGGGCTCCCGCTCAATGGCTATTGACGTTTCACTATTAGTGGATACGGGAGCATCGCTGGTGGTGCTTCCTGCTTCAATTCTCCCTGAGCTTGGTTTTAACGCAGACGATCTTGAGGATCAGGAAGTGCAAACGGCCAATGGTCCTGTAAAAGCGAAAGTAGGGCAGCTACATGCTATCGAGATTGGCACGGAGGTTGTCTATAACGTGGATACGGCCTTTATTGATGATAGCCTCCTCGGTCGCAATGGATTGTTGGGGATGAATGTGCTGGGCCGTTATCTGATGACCATTGATGATCAGCAGAACCTGATTACCCTGATCAAATAG
- a CDS encoding arylesterase has product MNTIHLHRIGRLAGFGLLWGTIVIAAACSLSDSPRLSKLPADGVILAFGDSLTYGTGAGGSQYSYPSILEERVNRQVINAGVPGELSHQGLARLPEVLDQYQPHLVVLCHGGNDLLRKQDDAQIAANLRGMIELIQDRGIEVILLAVPRPAVFFMDAADFYAGIAREYQIPIDSETLLRLEKDPALKSDQIHLNQEGYRQLADAVVHLLNTSNAI; this is encoded by the coding sequence ATGAACACTATACACTTACACCGGATCGGGAGGCTGGCTGGGTTTGGCCTCTTGTGGGGAACGATAGTCATTGCTGCTGCTTGTTCTTTGAGCGACTCTCCCCGATTATCGAAGCTTCCCGCTGATGGAGTCATTTTGGCTTTTGGGGATAGTCTTACTTATGGTACGGGGGCAGGGGGTTCCCAATATAGTTATCCCAGCATTCTTGAGGAAAGGGTTAATCGCCAAGTCATTAACGCCGGGGTGCCTGGAGAGTTAAGCCATCAGGGACTAGCCCGTTTACCTGAAGTATTAGATCAGTATCAGCCTCATCTTGTGGTGTTATGTCATGGGGGTAATGATCTCCTGCGAAAACAGGATGATGCCCAGATTGCGGCTAACCTCCGGGGGATGATAGAGCTTATTCAAGATCGGGGCATTGAGGTCATTCTATTGGCGGTACCGAGGCCCGCGGTGTTTTTCATGGATGCTGCTGATTTTTACGCTGGAATTGCTCGGGAATATCAAATCCCCATTGATAGCGAAACGCTTTTGCGCTTGGAAAAGGATCCTGCCCTTAAATCGGATCAAATTCACCTTAACCAGGAAGGTTATCGGCAGTTAGCTGACGCTGTTGTTCATTTGTTGAATACTTCCAATGCCATCTAG
- a CDS encoding GIY-YIG nuclease family protein — protein sequence MSRGYIYILTNSSYEKNLLKIGRTSRSPEARAKEIYRNATGIPTPFKVSFKRKVLNCKEAERLIHKRLNSYRSHNSREFFKLPINEAINIINHVCEEIDRLNTPNQESEKYKQNLITQFSFSVPQRIPGYFYLYDNFGKLKYGLTVNNPFGDRNLNILICYKVYDCEAVSAVLNKKNRNIEKQGGSWILSFREIISVSGSDYSILKEQEPDIPAQNPNLERKEPKPSWSQRVMSYIKWVLIMALAKAIIFGASKISMTSNTYGQGSYGVW from the coding sequence ATGAGTCGAGGATATATTTATATACTAACCAATTCTTCTTATGAGAAAAACTTACTTAAGATTGGTAGAACTTCTCGTTCGCCAGAAGCAAGGGCTAAAGAAATATATAGAAATGCTACTGGTATTCCTACCCCATTTAAAGTTTCTTTCAAGAGAAAAGTTTTAAATTGCAAAGAAGCTGAAAGACTTATACACAAGCGTTTAAACAGCTATAGATCTCATAATTCCAGGGAGTTTTTTAAATTACCTATAAATGAAGCCATAAATATCATAAATCATGTTTGTGAAGAGATAGATCGCTTAAATACTCCAAATCAAGAAAGCGAGAAGTATAAACAAAATCTAATCACGCAGTTTTCATTTTCAGTACCCCAACGAATTCCTGGCTATTTCTATCTTTATGACAATTTTGGTAAATTGAAATATGGACTTACAGTTAACAATCCTTTTGGGGATAGAAATTTAAACATATTGATTTGTTATAAAGTTTATGATTGCGAGGCTGTATCAGCAGTCCTAAATAAGAAAAATCGTAATATCGAAAAACAAGGAGGCAGTTGGATACTATCTTTTAGAGAAATTATTTCTGTGTCTGGATCAGACTATAGTATTCTAAAAGAGCAAGAACCTGATATTCCTGCTCAAAACCCAAACCTTGAAAGGAAAGAACCTAAGCCTAGCTGGTCTCAACGGGTAATGTCTTATATAAAGTGGGTACTAATTATGGCGCTAGCAAAAGCTATTATATTTGGCGCTAGCAAAATTTCTATGACAAGTAATACATATGGCCAGGGCAGCTACGGTGTTTGGTAA
- a CDS encoding KilA-N domain-containing protein gives MFRKDGYFNMTKAAKAFGKEAKEWTRLPKTTGYIKELEKVGFSRLLDITKGRQGGTWAHPKLAVFSK, from the coding sequence GTGTTCCGCAAGGACGGGTACTTTAATATGACTAAGGCTGCTAAGGCATTTGGGAAAGAGGCAAAGGAATGGACACGACTACCTAAAACTACTGGGTATATCAAGGAGTTAGAAAAGGTGGGATTTTCACGCCTTTTAGATATTACCAAAGGTAGGCAAGGAGGGACTTGGGCACACCCTAAACTAGCTGTATTCTCAAAGTAG
- a CDS encoding MarR family winged helix-turn-helix transcriptional regulator — protein sequence MHKGIKFPLQKAINFIDLLREHHAEMSPHAMLCFLYVALHEELYQTDLADLVGVTEANVSRDISSQVELGLVELFDNPIGRRQKTIKLTWKGIALRTKLLKILL from the coding sequence TTGCACAAAGGAATCAAGTTCCCTTTACAAAAAGCTATTAATTTCATTGATCTGCTCAGGGAACACCATGCAGAAATGTCACCACATGCAATGCTGTGTTTTTTGTATGTGGCTTTACATGAGGAACTATATCAAACGGATTTAGCAGACTTGGTGGGTGTTACAGAGGCTAATGTCAGCAGGGATATATCCAGTCAGGTTGAACTGGGCTTGGTAGAATTATTTGACAATCCAATAGGAAGGAGACAAAAGACTATTAAACTGACATGGAAAGGTATAGCATTAAGAACCAAGTTATTGAAGATATTATTATAA
- a CDS encoding recombinase family protein, translating to MSEALINPDNPLFELMRSGVLQPNDIFNLAYRQTMEILIEKGYSLSQITKRLNEWGYKTKRGEEWTRENVHKVLKELGLKTVRGSAA from the coding sequence ATGAGCGAAGCACTAATAAATCCAGATAATCCGCTATTTGAATTAATGCGATCTGGAGTACTACAGCCTAATGATATTTTTAATTTAGCGTATAGGCAGACAATGGAAATCCTCATAGAGAAGGGATATAGCTTGAGCCAGATAACCAAAAGGCTGAATGAATGGGGATACAAGACCAAGAGGGGTGAAGAATGGACTAGGGAGAATGTTCACAAAGTTTTAAAGGAATTGGGACTGAAGACAGTTAGAGGGAGTGCTGCTTAG
- a CDS encoding site-specific integrase → MATIRKRGNNWQVQIRVKGHKPVNKSFSDKKIALAWLKKTESEIERGVFQDITEAQQTTFAEILDRYANEVLPSKKGYYRELSRIEHLKTHLGNYSLSGLTPSVISQYRDHRLKTVANQTAKHDLSMISRVINHTIIDWGINLPHGNPIQRVRLPKLPAGRTRRLLPCEEQKLIEASSIDLKPIIQFALETAMRRGEIATMDWNHIDFKSKTLLIPETKTDQPRTIPLTRKAIEILQVFPRNISGKIFNLTVDRISRNFMLACRKAGIADLRFHDLRHEATSRLFEKGLNPMEVAAITGHRDMKMLMRYTHLKAESLVHKLG, encoded by the coding sequence ATGGCTACAATCAGAAAAAGAGGCAATAACTGGCAAGTACAGATCAGAGTGAAAGGCCATAAGCCAGTCAATAAATCATTCAGCGATAAAAAGATTGCCCTAGCTTGGCTAAAGAAGACAGAAAGCGAGATTGAAAGGGGAGTATTCCAAGATATAACAGAAGCACAACAGACTACATTTGCTGAAATCCTAGACAGATATGCTAATGAAGTGCTCCCTAGCAAGAAGGGATATTACAGAGAACTCAGTAGAATCGAGCACTTAAAGACTCATTTAGGCAATTACAGCCTATCAGGATTAACACCCTCAGTTATTTCTCAATACCGAGATCACCGATTAAAAACTGTTGCTAATCAGACAGCTAAGCATGACTTGAGCATGATTAGTAGAGTAATCAATCACACCATTATTGATTGGGGCATTAATCTTCCTCATGGTAATCCCATACAGAGAGTAAGGTTACCTAAGCTGCCAGCAGGCAGGACTAGAAGATTGTTACCATGCGAAGAGCAGAAGTTAATAGAAGCCAGTTCTATAGACCTCAAGCCCATAATCCAGTTTGCACTAGAAACCGCTATGAGAAGAGGGGAAATAGCGACAATGGACTGGAATCATATTGATTTTAAATCAAAAACTTTATTGATACCTGAGACCAAGACAGACCAGCCAAGAACGATACCACTCACTAGAAAAGCTATAGAAATCCTTCAGGTATTTCCCAGGAATATTAGCGGCAAGATATTCAATCTCACAGTAGATCGTATATCAAGAAATTTCATGCTTGCTTGTCGTAAAGCAGGAATTGCAGATTTGAGATTCCACGATTTGAGGCATGAAGCCACTAGCCGATTATTTGAGAAAGGTCTTAATCCTATGGAGGTAGCAGCTATCACTGGGCATAGGGATATGAAAATGCTTATGAGATACACTCACCTGAAAGCAGAAAGCTTAGTTCATAAGCTTGGATAA
- a CDS encoding alpha/beta fold hydrolase — MTNLTSQQIVLKDGYRLGYAEYGDLHGDPLFYCHGFPASRLEAQIIDAAAKRNRWHIITIDRPGYGLSDFKPGRCILDWPDNIAELANTLDLSPFSLLGISGGGPYALACAWKIPACLRSVGIVNGLGPVYESWAIHDMAWPARLGFGLAKRASWLLPLVYGGIVARALYWFPRVTQSLLTISAPKADNLVLKRPDIEVFLLASMREALHKGPQGALLDFKLYAHPWGFRLEDIHLKIHLWQGEADATVPVSHARYLEKTLPSAQAQYFPNEGHFSLPINYMDNILEALKEIQTSPDSGL; from the coding sequence ATGACCAATCTCACCAGTCAACAAATTGTGCTCAAAGATGGCTACCGGCTTGGCTATGCGGAATATGGGGATCTTCACGGCGATCCTCTCTTTTACTGCCATGGTTTCCCTGCTTCTCGGCTAGAAGCCCAAATCATTGATGCTGCAGCAAAGCGGAATCGGTGGCATATTATCACCATAGATCGCCCAGGTTACGGGTTATCAGATTTCAAACCCGGACGATGCATACTTGACTGGCCTGATAATATAGCTGAATTGGCTAATACTTTAGACCTTTCCCCTTTTTCCCTACTGGGAATTTCAGGAGGGGGTCCCTATGCCCTTGCCTGTGCTTGGAAGATCCCCGCCTGCCTCCGGAGTGTAGGCATTGTCAATGGCCTAGGACCAGTCTACGAATCATGGGCAATCCATGACATGGCATGGCCCGCCCGTTTGGGCTTTGGCCTTGCTAAACGCGCTTCTTGGCTCCTGCCCCTCGTCTATGGAGGAATTGTGGCCCGGGCTTTATACTGGTTTCCCCGGGTAACACAATCCTTGTTAACCATTTCTGCCCCAAAGGCAGATAACCTGGTGCTAAAACGTCCCGATATTGAGGTATTCCTTCTGGCGTCTATGCGGGAGGCCCTTCACAAGGGTCCCCAGGGAGCGCTCTTAGATTTCAAACTCTATGCCCATCCTTGGGGCTTCCGGTTAGAAGATATCCATTTAAAAATTCACCTGTGGCAAGGAGAAGCTGATGCGACGGTTCCCGTTTCCCATGCTCGTTATCTAGAAAAAACATTACCCTCTGCCCAAGCCCAATACTTCCCAAATGAAGGTCATTTCTCTTTACCTATCAATTATATGGATAATATTCTTGAGGCTTTGAAGGAAATACAAACGAGCCCAGATTCCGGCTTGTAA
- a CDS encoding sulfite oxidase, whose product MEQGKRIKKGIHELYATDPLEADKMLWGREVNPFTRRGFLKKSALFAMSAVLGAHIPFWRNMPGGLIPVVLADSTEPFQLPGKHPDLVILNDRPVNAETPAHLLDDPITPADKLFVRNNGIPPQDIDINHWTLTITGESAKKTVSYTLEELKTKFKNYTYQLTLECGGNGRSEFHPPAPGNQWTVGAVGSPEWTGVRLGEVLKSAGIEEDAIYIGYYGKDTHLSGTPHKVPISRGVPISKALEPHSLIAWAINGEDLPLLNGYPLRLVCPGWPASTSGKWLEKIVIRNQIHDGTKMGGYSYRVPCHPVAPGAKVPEEEMCIIESMPVKSIITSPRSGAMLKLGQYLKLRGHAWAGDLSVSAMEVSIDFGATWQHCSLRAPKNPYAWQHWETTINFPERGYYEVWARATDDNGKMQPMLVPGWNPKGYLNNACHRIAVKIL is encoded by the coding sequence ATGGAACAGGGCAAAAGGATAAAAAAAGGTATCCACGAACTCTATGCAACAGACCCATTAGAAGCAGATAAAATGCTCTGGGGCAGGGAAGTTAATCCCTTCACCCGGCGAGGTTTTTTAAAAAAAAGTGCCCTTTTCGCTATGAGCGCAGTATTAGGCGCTCACATTCCTTTTTGGCGAAACATGCCAGGAGGGCTCATCCCCGTGGTCCTTGCCGATTCTACAGAGCCCTTCCAGTTACCGGGAAAACATCCGGACCTCGTTATTCTCAATGACCGTCCTGTTAATGCAGAAACCCCGGCTCACCTCTTAGACGATCCCATTACTCCCGCAGATAAATTGTTTGTTCGTAATAACGGTATTCCACCACAGGATATCGATATTAACCATTGGACCTTGACAATTACCGGTGAGTCCGCAAAAAAAACCGTAAGCTATACCCTCGAGGAATTAAAAACAAAATTTAAAAACTATACTTACCAATTAACGCTTGAATGCGGGGGGAATGGCCGAAGTGAGTTCCATCCGCCTGCACCCGGTAATCAATGGACGGTAGGCGCTGTAGGAAGCCCTGAATGGACAGGGGTTCGCTTAGGAGAGGTACTAAAATCAGCAGGTATCGAAGAGGATGCCATATATATTGGCTATTATGGTAAAGATACTCATCTCAGTGGTACCCCCCATAAAGTTCCTATTTCTAGAGGCGTACCCATATCAAAAGCCCTTGAACCCCATTCATTAATCGCCTGGGCGATTAATGGTGAAGATCTTCCCCTCCTCAATGGCTATCCCCTAAGACTGGTATGCCCCGGCTGGCCAGCCTCAACCTCTGGGAAATGGCTTGAAAAAATCGTGATTCGCAATCAGATCCATGACGGCACCAAAATGGGGGGGTACTCCTATCGAGTCCCTTGCCATCCAGTGGCACCGGGGGCAAAAGTTCCAGAAGAGGAAATGTGCATCATTGAATCGATGCCGGTGAAATCTATTATCACTTCTCCACGCAGCGGCGCCATGCTCAAATTAGGACAATATCTAAAGCTAAGAGGGCACGCTTGGGCCGGCGATTTATCAGTTTCCGCCATGGAAGTTTCCATCGATTTTGGCGCTACTTGGCAGCACTGCTCACTCAGAGCACCCAAGAACCCATACGCCTGGCAACATTGGGAAACCACTATCAATTTCCCAGAACGAGGTTATTACGAAGTCTGGGCCCGAGCCACCGATGACAATGGAAAAATGCAACCGATGCTGGTCCCAGGATGGAATCCAAAGGGTTATTTAAATAACGCCTGCCATCGTATTGCCGTCAAAATCCTGTAG
- a CDS encoding secondary thiamine-phosphate synthase enzyme YjbQ — protein sequence MKSYRKELWFNVPSRRGFVNITPQVEECLDESGVSEGLVLVNAMHISASVFINDDEPGLHHDYEEWLEKLAPHEPIHQYRHNDTGEDNADAHMKRQVMGREVVVAVTDKRLDFGPWEQIFYGEFDGRRRKRVLVKIIGE from the coding sequence ATGAAAAGCTATCGCAAAGAACTTTGGTTCAATGTGCCTAGTCGTCGGGGATTCGTCAATATCACGCCTCAGGTCGAAGAGTGTTTGGATGAAAGTGGGGTGAGCGAAGGACTGGTGCTAGTCAATGCGATGCATATTTCCGCCAGTGTTTTTATTAACGATGACGAGCCGGGGTTGCATCATGATTACGAAGAATGGCTGGAAAAGCTTGCGCCCCATGAACCTATCCATCAGTACCGCCATAATGATACGGGGGAAGATAATGCCGATGCTCATATGAAACGCCAAGTGATGGGACGGGAAGTGGTCGTTGCGGTTACTGATAAACGTTTAGATTTTGGACCCTGGGAACAGATTTTCTACGGCGAGTTCGATGGCCGTCGGCGTAAAAGAGTATTAGTCAAAATTATTGGAGAATAG
- a CDS encoding class I SAM-dependent rRNA methyltransferase translates to MEFQPLYLKKGEERRLRAGHLWIFSNEVDIKRSPLTDFKAGAPIAITTSNDKVLGTGYVNPHSLICGRLVSRDPSYPFGPSLLIHRIKVALSLRNRLFADPYYRLVFGESDGLPGLVVDRYDNILIVQITTAGMEQVKEAIIAALNKTVPGHTIILRNDTPIRHLEGLKSYLEIIQGEVPETIQLFENGGYFNVPLMEGQKTGWFFDHRLNRARMQHYVKGKRVLDVFSYLGAWGIQALVAGAHQVLCVESSEAAVNFIHRNTNLNQGIGAVTALHGEAFSLLNALQADKERFDVVILDPPALIKRKKDLKQGLAAYRRLNELAARLLTRDGILISSSCSSHLQWDVFRDILRRTGRHLDRTIQILEQGHQGPDHPIHPAIPETEYLKTLLCRVLYRG, encoded by the coding sequence ATGGAATTTCAACCACTCTATTTAAAAAAGGGAGAGGAACGCCGCTTACGAGCTGGCCATTTATGGATATTTAGTAACGAAGTGGATATTAAGCGTAGCCCCCTCACTGACTTTAAGGCCGGTGCCCCTATTGCCATTACCACTAGCAATGATAAGGTGCTCGGCACAGGTTACGTCAATCCTCACTCCCTCATCTGTGGACGGCTAGTTAGCCGCGATCCCAGCTATCCTTTTGGGCCTTCTTTGCTGATACACCGGATCAAGGTAGCTCTCTCGCTTCGAAACCGGCTATTTGCCGATCCTTACTACCGTCTGGTCTTCGGAGAAAGTGACGGTCTGCCAGGGCTGGTAGTAGACCGCTATGATAATATCTTGATAGTCCAGATCACAACCGCCGGGATGGAGCAAGTCAAAGAAGCTATCATCGCCGCACTAAACAAAACGGTACCCGGACACACCATCATACTGCGCAATGACACCCCCATTCGCCATCTGGAAGGATTAAAATCCTACCTTGAAATTATTCAGGGAGAAGTCCCCGAAACTATCCAATTATTTGAAAATGGAGGATATTTCAATGTGCCCTTGATGGAGGGGCAAAAAACCGGTTGGTTCTTCGATCATCGCTTGAACCGGGCTCGGATGCAACACTATGTTAAGGGCAAACGGGTACTCGATGTCTTCAGTTATCTTGGAGCTTGGGGAATCCAGGCTTTAGTAGCAGGTGCCCACCAGGTACTGTGTGTGGAGAGCTCCGAAGCTGCTGTCAACTTTATCCACCGCAATACCAACCTTAACCAGGGAATCGGTGCCGTTACTGCCCTCCATGGCGAGGCCTTTTCCCTTTTGAATGCCTTACAAGCAGATAAAGAACGATTTGATGTGGTAATCCTAGATCCTCCTGCCCTTATCAAGCGTAAAAAAGACCTCAAGCAGGGGCTCGCGGCCTATCGACGACTAAATGAACTTGCTGCCCGCTTGCTCACCCGAGACGGAATTTTGATCTCCTCCTCCTGTTCTAGCCACTTACAATGGGATGTTTTCCGGGATATTTTACGCCGTACCGGACGGCACCTAGACCGAACCATTCAGATACTTGAGCAGGGCCATCAGGGTCCAGACCATCCTATCCATCCTGCGATACCGGAAACTGAATATCTTAAGACCCTGCTCTGTCGAGTCCTCTATCGGGGTTGA
- a CDS encoding O-succinylhomoserine sulfhydrylase, whose product MLTDDQDEYSFATLAVRAGQQRTSEGEQSEPIFSTSSFVFENAAQAAARFSGEEGGNIYSRFTNPTVRTFEQRLAALEGGECCVATSSGMAAILATCLSLLKAGDHIVSSENIFGTTRVLFNKYLARFGVETTFVPLVRLEAWQNALRPNTRLLFLETPSNPLNEIADIAQLSSLARAHHCLLVVDNCFCTPALQRPLELGADIIIHSATKYLDGQGRCVGGAVIGDGQQVGEEVFGFLRTAGPTMSPFNAWVFLKGLETLQVRMEAISQRAQALAEWLEAKSEVAKVYYAGLPTHPQHALASRQQSGFGGLVAFELKGGKDAAWTLIDAVKFISITANLGDAKTTITHPATTTHGRLTVEERAAAGISDGLVRVSVGLESLEDIKRDLQRGFEAMSKC is encoded by the coding sequence ATGCTGACTGATGATCAAGATGAATACAGTTTTGCCACCTTGGCGGTGCGGGCGGGGCAGCAACGCACGAGTGAAGGTGAGCAGTCGGAGCCCATATTTTCTACTTCTAGTTTTGTATTTGAAAATGCCGCCCAGGCTGCCGCTCGTTTTTCCGGGGAGGAAGGGGGTAATATTTACTCTCGTTTTACTAACCCCACGGTCCGGACCTTCGAGCAACGTCTTGCGGCTTTGGAAGGCGGGGAGTGTTGTGTGGCCACCTCATCAGGAATGGCGGCCATCCTGGCCACTTGTCTGTCACTGCTAAAGGCAGGAGATCATATCGTCTCCTCGGAGAACATTTTTGGAACCACGCGGGTCCTCTTCAATAAATATCTGGCCCGCTTTGGAGTAGAAACTACCTTTGTTCCTCTGGTCCGCCTAGAGGCTTGGCAAAATGCTTTGCGCCCTAACACGCGCCTGTTGTTCCTAGAAACTCCTTCCAACCCTCTGAATGAAATAGCAGATATTGCTCAATTGTCAAGTTTAGCCCGGGCACATCACTGTCTCTTGGTGGTGGATAATTGCTTCTGCACTCCAGCCCTGCAGCGTCCTTTAGAACTCGGAGCAGATATTATCATCCATTCGGCTACCAAATATCTCGACGGTCAAGGGCGCTGTGTGGGGGGGGCTGTGATAGGTGATGGGCAGCAAGTCGGGGAAGAAGTCTTTGGTTTTCTGCGGACTGCGGGTCCGACCATGAGTCCCTTCAATGCCTGGGTCTTTCTTAAAGGCTTAGAGACCTTGCAGGTGCGTATGGAAGCGATAAGTCAGCGGGCTCAGGCTTTAGCGGAATGGTTGGAGGCGAAGTCAGAGGTCGCAAAAGTGTATTATGCTGGCCTGCCTACTCACCCTCAACACGCATTGGCTTCAAGGCAACAGTCAGGATTTGGTGGTCTGGTGGCGTTTGAGTTGAAAGGAGGAAAAGATGCCGCCTGGACCCTTATTGATGCGGTGAAGTTTATCTCCATTACCGCCAATTTAGGTGATGCTAAAACCACCATCACTCACCCCGCGACGACGACTCATGGCCGTTTAACGGTGGAGGAACGAGCCGCAGCGGGAATCAGTGATGGCTTGGTGCGAGTCTCCGTGGGCCTGGAATCCCTAGAAGATATCAAAAGGGATTTACAGCGGGGGTTTGAGGCAATGTCCAAGTGCTAA
- a CDS encoding TonB-dependent receptor: MMRGTRKIGHRGLALGTMLLLVTPLQAEWKLPDSFQVHGFASQAFILTTDNNFFGNSKDNGTFDFRELGINASWRILPRLQFAAQGVARWAGENDEGDPRLDYGLVDYTVFSDPKNTWGIRLGRVINPIGFYNDTRDVAFTRPSIFLPQSIYFDRTRDLALSADGGQIYGERRTDIGDFFLQFNIAKPRLGSREELALLGHDFLGGFEGDTSVFGRLFYEKDGGSIRLGFSSLWADFDFDSGLPPNKLSSGSIEFSPLIFSGQYNGEKLSLTSEVALRRFDYAGFGPNLPDKDFTGLSWYVQAAYRFLPKWEAVVRFDSLCVELGDCDGEEYAAQSGRSGHQRFAHRRFADDWMVGLRWDVTPSVMLRAEFHHIKGTAWITLEDNPDINALEEEWNMFSVLVSFRF, translated from the coding sequence ATGATGAGAGGAACCAGAAAAATAGGGCATAGGGGGTTAGCGCTTGGCACCATGTTGTTGTTGGTTACTCCCTTACAGGCTGAATGGAAGCTTCCCGATTCTTTTCAGGTCCATGGTTTTGCTTCGCAAGCATTTATATTGACTACGGACAATAATTTCTTTGGTAATAGTAAGGATAACGGTACGTTTGATTTTCGGGAGTTGGGAATTAATGCTTCTTGGAGAATTTTGCCTAGGCTTCAGTTTGCTGCCCAGGGGGTTGCTCGCTGGGCTGGGGAAAATGACGAAGGCGATCCGAGGTTGGACTATGGCTTAGTCGACTATACTGTTTTCAGTGATCCCAAGAATACCTGGGGCATACGACTTGGCCGCGTCATTAACCCCATTGGTTTTTATAACGACACTCGCGACGTGGCTTTTACCCGGCCAAGCATCTTTTTGCCCCAGTCTATTTATTTCGATCGCACTAGGGATTTGGCACTATCGGCGGATGGAGGCCAGATTTATGGCGAACGGCGTACTGATATCGGGGATTTTTTCCTACAATTTAATATTGCTAAACCACGACTAGGCTCGCGGGAAGAGCTAGCTCTGCTCGGTCATGATTTCCTTGGCGGTTTTGAGGGGGATACCTCTGTATTTGGGCGTCTCTTTTATGAGAAGGATGGGGGGAGTATTCGATTGGGATTTTCTTCCCTTTGGGCTGATTTTGATTTTGATTCTGGGTTGCCCCCAAATAAGCTTTCCTCAGGCTCAATCGAATTTTCTCCCCTGATATTTTCGGGTCAATATAATGGGGAGAAATTAAGTCTGACGAGCGAGGTTGCCTTAAGGCGTTTTGATTATGCTGGCTTCGGGCCTAATCTTCCAGATAAAGATTTCACTGGCTTGAGTTGGTATGTTCAAGCTGCCTACCGTTTTTTGCCCAAGTGGGAGGCTGTTGTCCGCTTTGATAGCCTTTGCGTTGAGCTTGGTGATTGTGATGGGGAAGAGTATGCCGCCCAATCCGGACGATCTGGGCATCAGCGGTTTGCCCATCGGCGGTTTGCAGATGATTGGATGGTGGGATTACGCTGGGATGTGACCCCTTCCGTCATGCTGAGAGCTGAGTTTCACCATATTAAAGGTACTGCTTGGATAACTCTTGAAGATAATCCAGATATTAATGCCCTTGAAGAGGAGTGGAATATGTTCTCTGTTCTGGTCTCTTTCCGTTTTTAA